The Salvelinus alpinus chromosome 28, SLU_Salpinus.1, whole genome shotgun sequence genome includes a window with the following:
- the LOC139557591 gene encoding transcription factor CP2-like isoform X2, translating to MAWALKLPLTDEVIESGLVQDFDASLSGIGQELGAGAYSMSDVLALPIFKQEESNLPPDSENKILPFQYVLCAATSPAIKLHDETLTYLNQGQSYEIRMLDNRKMGELPEITGKMVKSIIRVVFHDRRLQYTEHQQLEGWRWNRPGDRILDLDIPMSVGMVDPRANPTQLNTVEFLWDPSKRTSVFIQVHCISTEFTMRKHGGEKGVPFRIQIDTFKENDGEEYTEHQHSASCQVKVFKPKGADRKQKTDREKMEKRAPQEKEKYQPSYETTILTECSPWPEVPYVNNSPSPGFNSTHNSFPVAEGNGSPGHQPEPVVQVADLSTHLLTRDIESVHQNLLPAATPQDAQQWLHRNRFSPFCRLFTNFSGADLLKLTREDVIQICGPADGIRLFNALKGRVVRPRLTVYVCQESQQAREQQQKHENGDTASSTFFVYHAIYLEDLTAVELTEKIAQLFNISPRQISQIFKQGPTGIHVLVSDEMIQNFQDEVCFVLDTMKAETNDGYHIILK from the exons ATGGCTTGGGCTCTGAAGTTGCCGCTCACTGATGAGGTGATTGAGTCAGGTCTGGTCCAGGACTTTGATGCCAGTCTCTCTGGCATTGGACAGGAGCTTGGAGCTGGGGCATACAGTATGAG CGATGTGCTGGCCCTACCCATCTTTAAGCAGGAGGAGTCCAACCTGCCGCCTGACAGTGAGAACAAGATTCTTCCTTTCCAGTATGTTCTGTGTGCAGCGACCTCGCCTGCCATCAAACTGCACGATGAAACACTTACCTACCTCAACCAAG GACAGTCTTATGAAATTCGAATGCTTGACAATCGGAAAATGGGTGAACTCCCAGAAATCACTGGCAAAATGGTGAAG AGCATCATCCGAGTGGTCTTCCATGACCGGCGTCTTCAGTACACAGAGCACCAGCAGCTGGAGGGCTGGCGCTGGAACAGGCCTGGAGACCGCATCCTCGACCTGG ATATCCCCATGTCAGTTGGCATGGTCGACCCCAGGGCTAACCCTACTCAGCTTAACACGGTGGAGTTCCTGTGGGACCCATCAAAAAGAACCTCTGTTTTTATCCAG GTTCACTGCATCAGCACAGAGTTCACCATGCGGAAGCATGGGGGAGAAAAGGGCGTGCCTTTTCGCATTCAGATCGACACTTTCAAAGAGAATGATGGCGAAGAGTATACAGAGCACCAGCATTCTGCCAGCTGTCAGGTCAAAGTCTTCAAG CCTAAAGGTGCAGACAGGAAGCAGAAGACGGacagagagaagatggagaagaGGGCGCCTCAGGAGAAGGAGAAATACCAGCCATCCTATGAAACCACCATCCTAACAGAG TGCTCTCCCTGGCCAGAGGTCCCCTATGTCAATAACTCCCCATCGCCTGGCTTCAACAGCACACACAACAGTTTTCCAGTGGCAGAGGG AAATGGATCCCCCGGTCACCAGCCAGAGCCAGTTGTTCAGGTGGCAGAT TTGTCGACCCATCTGCTTACAAGAGACATTGAAAGTGTCCATCAG AACCTGTTACCTGCGGCAACACCACAGGATGCTCAGCAGTGGCTACATAGAAACCGCTTTTCACCGTTCTGTCGGCTCTTCACTAATTTCTCAG GGGCAGATCTGTTGAAGCTGACCAGGGAAGATGTCATTCAGATCTGTGGGCCAGCAGATGGTATTAGGCTCTTCAACGCACTGAAAGGCCG AGTGGTACGTCCCAGGCTGACGGTGTATGTGTGCCAGGAGTCCCAGCAGGCTCGGGAACAGCAGCAGAAACATGAGAACGGAGACACAGCTAGCAGCACTTtcttcg TGTACCATGCCATCTACCTGGAGGACTTGACAGCAGTTGAGCTGACAGAGAAGATCGCTCAGCTATTCAACATCTCACCCAGACAGATCAGTCAGATCTTTAAACAGGGACCCACTGGTATACATGTCCTGGTCAGTGACGAG ATGATTCAAAACTTCCAGGATGAAGTATGTTTTGTTTTGGACACAATGAAAG CCGAGACGAATGACGGCTACCACATCATCCTGAAATGA
- the LOC139557591 gene encoding transcription factor CP2-like isoform X1 has protein sequence MAWALKLPLTDEVIESGLVQDFDASLSGIGQELGAGAYSMSDVLALPIFKQEESNLPPDSENKILPFQYVLCAATSPAIKLHDETLTYLNQGQSYEIRMLDNRKMGELPEITGKMVKSIIRVVFHDRRLQYTEHQQLEGWRWNRPGDRILDLDIPMSVGMVDPRANPTQLNTVEFLWDPSKRTSVFIQVHCISTEFTMRKHGGEKGVPFRIQIDTFKENDGEEYTEHQHSASCQVKVFKPKGADRKQKTDREKMEKRAPQEKEKYQPSYETTILTECSPWPEVPYVNNSPSPGFNSTHNSFPVAEGNGSPGHQPEPVVQVADIESCLTDTILSTHLLTRDIESVHQNLLPAATPQDAQQWLHRNRFSPFCRLFTNFSGADLLKLTREDVIQICGPADGIRLFNALKGRVVRPRLTVYVCQESQQAREQQQKHENGDTASSTFFVYHAIYLEDLTAVELTEKIAQLFNISPRQISQIFKQGPTGIHVLVSDEMIQNFQDEVCFVLDTMKAETNDGYHIILK, from the exons ATGGCTTGGGCTCTGAAGTTGCCGCTCACTGATGAGGTGATTGAGTCAGGTCTGGTCCAGGACTTTGATGCCAGTCTCTCTGGCATTGGACAGGAGCTTGGAGCTGGGGCATACAGTATGAG CGATGTGCTGGCCCTACCCATCTTTAAGCAGGAGGAGTCCAACCTGCCGCCTGACAGTGAGAACAAGATTCTTCCTTTCCAGTATGTTCTGTGTGCAGCGACCTCGCCTGCCATCAAACTGCACGATGAAACACTTACCTACCTCAACCAAG GACAGTCTTATGAAATTCGAATGCTTGACAATCGGAAAATGGGTGAACTCCCAGAAATCACTGGCAAAATGGTGAAG AGCATCATCCGAGTGGTCTTCCATGACCGGCGTCTTCAGTACACAGAGCACCAGCAGCTGGAGGGCTGGCGCTGGAACAGGCCTGGAGACCGCATCCTCGACCTGG ATATCCCCATGTCAGTTGGCATGGTCGACCCCAGGGCTAACCCTACTCAGCTTAACACGGTGGAGTTCCTGTGGGACCCATCAAAAAGAACCTCTGTTTTTATCCAG GTTCACTGCATCAGCACAGAGTTCACCATGCGGAAGCATGGGGGAGAAAAGGGCGTGCCTTTTCGCATTCAGATCGACACTTTCAAAGAGAATGATGGCGAAGAGTATACAGAGCACCAGCATTCTGCCAGCTGTCAGGTCAAAGTCTTCAAG CCTAAAGGTGCAGACAGGAAGCAGAAGACGGacagagagaagatggagaagaGGGCGCCTCAGGAGAAGGAGAAATACCAGCCATCCTATGAAACCACCATCCTAACAGAG TGCTCTCCCTGGCCAGAGGTCCCCTATGTCAATAACTCCCCATCGCCTGGCTTCAACAGCACACACAACAGTTTTCCAGTGGCAGAGGG AAATGGATCCCCCGGTCACCAGCCAGAGCCAGTTGTTCAGGTGGCAGAT ATTGAAAGCTGTCTGACTGATACGATT TTGTCGACCCATCTGCTTACAAGAGACATTGAAAGTGTCCATCAG AACCTGTTACCTGCGGCAACACCACAGGATGCTCAGCAGTGGCTACATAGAAACCGCTTTTCACCGTTCTGTCGGCTCTTCACTAATTTCTCAG GGGCAGATCTGTTGAAGCTGACCAGGGAAGATGTCATTCAGATCTGTGGGCCAGCAGATGGTATTAGGCTCTTCAACGCACTGAAAGGCCG AGTGGTACGTCCCAGGCTGACGGTGTATGTGTGCCAGGAGTCCCAGCAGGCTCGGGAACAGCAGCAGAAACATGAGAACGGAGACACAGCTAGCAGCACTTtcttcg TGTACCATGCCATCTACCTGGAGGACTTGACAGCAGTTGAGCTGACAGAGAAGATCGCTCAGCTATTCAACATCTCACCCAGACAGATCAGTCAGATCTTTAAACAGGGACCCACTGGTATACATGTCCTGGTCAGTGACGAG ATGATTCAAAACTTCCAGGATGAAGTATGTTTTGTTTTGGACACAATGAAAG CCGAGACGAATGACGGCTACCACATCATCCTGAAATGA